Sequence from the Phragmites australis chromosome 6, lpPhrAust1.1, whole genome shotgun sequence genome:
TTAAATCTGCTTTTAATTTCAAAGTATTACAGTGTTGTTCTTATTGTTTTGATGTGTCATTCATTTCAACTGAACTTAATTGTCCTGCTTCAAAACATAGTTGCCCAACTTTTTCTATGGCAAGCAGCGATGCTTTTCACAGCGATTTAGGTTGCTATGTCTCATGAAGTATTATTTGCTGTTCTTTCAGGACAACCAAGGAGACATCTACTCACAACTGGTTGGAGTGTTTTTGTTAGCTCGAAAAGATTGGTTGCCGGTGATGCATTTATCTTTTTGAGGTATGTGATAGCAATGCATGTTGAAACCATTTAACACATGTATTTGTCTCTTGGCTCTGCTGAATTTTAGATGAAGTTTTATAACGAGTACTCCAGCTAACTGTTCTTCATCTTACAGAGGTGAGAACCGAGAGCTGCGAGTTGGGGTTAGGAGACTCATGAGGCAACTAAATAACATGCCATCATCTGTTATATCAAGCCACAGCATGCATCTTGGAGTCCTGGCAACTGCATCCCATGCCATTTCTACTGGAACTCTCTTTTCTGTTTTCTACAAGCCCAGGTTTGATTCTTTTCATTTTACGCCTTCTATTGTGCAATGCTTTCTGTACTCAAGGCATTATCTTTTGTTTGGGTGCACTGTACTTTGTAAAATGAGATAAATGTGCTGTTACCAGTTTTCATGAGGTGCCTATTCAACTTTACACATAAGATGGTTATCTTTGTTCACCTGAGTGTTTATAGCATTATGCGCAGTCCTTGTTTTCATGTTTTGAATGTATATCATGTGATATAGCTTTTAGGCCTTGTTTTTTTGCGATAAACTTATGTTGACCTATTAGGTATTGACATATGGAAATATGCGTTCTTCGTAAACTTGTGTGAAAAAACTTACATTATCCATAATTTGGTCCCCAGAACAAGTCGATCTGAGTTTGTCGTTAGTGTTAACAAGTACCTTCAAGCTAAGAATCAGAAGATGACTGTTGGAATGAGGTTTAAGATGAGATTTGAGGGTGAAGAATCTCCTGAAAGAAGGTATTTATGATTTTATTTTCCATAGCCTGATATTTCATCATAAATTGCATAGGTGCCTCTCACAACTCTTCTCTCCTTGTTATACAGATTTAGTGGGACAATTATTGGTGTGGGAAGCATGTCAACTAACTCAACATCTCCATGGGCAGATTCTGACTGGAGATGTTTGAAGGTATTCAACTTTTGAATTCGTGGAGAGAATTCAATTTTCCTTTGCATTTGCCAATGAATATTCTTTGTATTCATAATTTCTTGTGTGTCTTTCAAAAAGCTAAATACATGCTTTCACCGCTGACAGGTTCAATGGGATGAGTCTTCTGCTGTTCCGTGTCCAGATAGAGTTTCGCCATGGGAACTAGAACCGCTTGATGCAACTAATCCTCAGCCACCGCAGCCTCCTTTAAGAAATAAGCGTGCACGACCCCTTGCTTCACCTTCTATTAATCCAGAACTCCCTCCAGTTTTTGGTATGTAATTACGAAGCTGTTACTTTTTATGGCAATGATTCTCTATCTAGGGAAAGAGACATTATCTGTTCTACTGTTTCTCTTTCATATTGGCTGCCTTGCATACCTAATCTCTTCTATGTTTATATTAGGTTTATGGAAATCCCCAGCTGAGCCTACCCAAGCTTTCTCATTTTCGGGACTGCAGCGTACTCAGGAACTATACCATTCAAACCCCAATGCAATCTTCTCATCACCAATGAATGTTGGATTTAATCCAAAGAATGAGTATTCTACTCCAATCAACAATCATTTTTACTGGCCAATGCGAGACACAAGAGCTGACTCCTACTCTGCTACCATTAACAAAGTTCCATCTGAAAGGAAACAAGAACCTGCTACTGCTGGCTGCAGATTATTTGGTATTGAGATAAGCTCTGTATTGTCACCGGTGGTTACTGTTGCTAGTGTTGGTCAAGATCAACCACCTGCTGCCTCAGTAGATGCTGAGTCTGACCAGCTCTCACAACCATCCCATGCCAACAAAACAGATGTCCCAGCAGCAAGCAGTGAGCGTTCTCATCATGAAACTGAGAGCCGGCAAGTCAGGAGTTGTACCAAGGTGATAACGGGTTAATAACTTTTCATATTTTATTGTCATGGTGATGCTCGAAACCCTACCATAATTTGACAGTAATTTATAACTGTTGTCTCTGAAGGTAATTATGCAAGGAATGGCGGTTGGAAGGGCAGTGGACTTGACAAGGCTATATGGGTATGATGATCTTCACCGCAAGTTGGAAGAGATGTTCGATATCCAGGGAGAGCTCTCTGCCAGTCTCAGGAAATGGAAGGTTGTTTACACAGATGATGAGAATGATATGATGCTTGTGGGGGACGATCCTTGGCAGTATGTACCCTTGTCCTTTTGCTCTTGATTCTTTTTGTAATGGAACATAAAAGCTGTTTTTGAAGTCCGTGATGTCCTAGCTAACAAAATTTGGATCCTTTTTTTCTGTTATTGCAGTGAATTTTGCAGCATGGTGAAAAGGATGTACATTTACACTTATGAGGAGGCCAAGCGGCTGACTCCAAAGGCCAAGcagccagtcattggtgacaccATCAAGCCAAACCCGAACAAACCGTCTCCTGAATCTGACATGCCACAGAGCGACTTGAATGACACCACCCCAGTTGCCGATAAGGACTGATGAATGCTAACTTGGCTCTATCTTTTCCTCTTTTGGGTGTTGATCATGGGAGGCAAATGCCCATGCTCCTTGAGACTGCTAAGAGTTATCTGTTCGTTGCTTCGCGGTCCCAAAGGACGTCGCCCCACATCTACCTTGGTTCACACATTGTGCATGGCTGCTGTTGGACGGGCGGCGGAGTCGTTTGCCAACAAGGATGGCTGGGATGGGAAGGCAAGCAGACTGCATGCCGTTCCCTGTGGCTTCCTTGTTTTGGTTTGGTAGGAGGCGTGACATTGTTTCCAGGTACTTGGTTTTGGAGAAGAGGACTGGTAATCGGTGAGCCTGCAAGACAGAAGGGTTGCCGCCGACTGGTCCTTCCCACCGGCGGGCCAACGTCTCACACCAGTAAATAGGAATTATGTATAACTATTTTGGTAGTAGTAATGTCGTACATATATGTATCAGCATATCATGTTCCTCGCTACATGCCTATAGCATCTGCATCTGTTTTCCCTGCATTGTATTCGCAGCTTCGTATTGGATGCTTTGTGTTAGAGCTAATTCTCATCTAATTAACATGATGATCTAACTCTAGATCAAGCACCTCTTAATTGCAGAAGCGTGAGATGTGTACTTGTGTTCAGTGACGCAATTAGTGCTTAACAGTGAGGTTGAAGAGTGTCGGTGTAGCCGTGTAGACCATCAGTGTAGTGGATGCCAATGTGGTGAAACAGGTTGCCGGTGTGGACGATGTGGCGGTGGTCTTTGACCCTGCGGTGTGGATGTTGTGGCGGTAGTCTTTGACCCGTTGACAATGTCCTTATTATCGAGATGGGGTTTTTTGGTGTTAAGGTTAGGTAGGGTCACGTGAGAACTGGTCATCGTGGGCGTCAGCTCTTCCTCTTTATATTTTAGCGCTGCATGAATCGGGATCGCAACCAATTGTTGGTTGCGCTTTCGACAAAGGCACATAGTGAGGAAACAGTCTCCCCTTCTTTCTCTATCACGTTAGAAAACACATCAAAACTTAAGGCCAAGATCAATTCTAACATTCTCTTTATTGATTGTAAGATtaacatcataagcccactcCTAATGAAATAGTACACTAAGGCAAAGCATTACAGCGGCTAATTAAATGCCACTGAAATCCAAATACCTATAGTATACCATTCCATCTCGAAATGAAAATTCGTTATTCCTAATGAGAGTTGGTTTGCATTATGGTTCTCTTATCTAGAATCATAGGCTTTTCAATAACCCATGCCGAcaacatgatcacgaaaaatataAGGTGATAAGTCCTTAGTAAGCGGATCCGTAAGCATTGACTTaatacttatatgcttgacacatattgtttgatcctggattctatctttcataacatgataattaatgtcgatgtgtttggcagcatcacttgacttgttgttactcgaaTAGAAAACTA
This genomic interval carries:
- the LOC133921965 gene encoding auxin response factor 7-like; the protein is MANPGAAGGSGSSGDALYRELWHACAGPLVTVPHQDELVYYFPQGHMEQLEASTDQQLDQHLPLFNLPSKILCKVVNVELRAETDSDEVYAQIMLQPEADQSEPTSQDPEPQEPERCNVHSFCKTLTASDTSTHGGFSVLRRHAEECLPQLDMTQNPPWQELVAKDLHGTEWHFRHIFRGQPRRHLLTTGWSVFVSSKRLVAGDAFIFLRGENRELRVGVRRLMRQLNNMPSSVISSHSMHLGVLATASHAISTGTLFSVFYKPRTSRSEFVVSVNKYLQAKNQKMTVGMRFKMRFEGEESPERRFSGTIIGVGSMSTNSTSPWADSDWRCLKVQWDESSAVPCPDRVSPWELEPLDATNPQPPQPPLRNKRARPLASPSINPELPPVFGLWKSPAEPTQAFSFSGLQRTQELYHSNPNAIFSSPMNVGFNPKNEYSTPINNHFYWPMRDTRADSYSATINKVPSERKQEPATAGCRLFGIEISSVLSPVVTVASVGQDQPPAASVDAESDQLSQPSHANKTDVPAASSERSHHETESRQVRSCTKVIMQGMAVGRAVDLTRLYGYDDLHRKLEEMFDIQGELSASLRKWKVVYTDDENDMMLVGDDPWHEFCSMVKRMYIYTYEEAKRLTPKAKQPVIGDTIKPNPNKPSPESDMPQSDLNDTTPVADKD